The Anolis sagrei isolate rAnoSag1 chromosome 6, rAnoSag1.mat, whole genome shotgun sequence genome includes the window gcgaccagggccttgacaggatcacctaccgaggcggcgggaaactccccaagagccatcaggaatccatccggatccataagcttcctggggcggaccaacttaattggtcctccaccactgcagaggttagggggcgcagtgagcctaaatctgaccaggaagtggtcagtccatggcaacggagagatggtcaactcctcgacACTGCTACCTTCCTCctatccctggcagaaaaccaagtccaatgtatgtcttgcactgtgagtgggggcatatacttgttgggacagccccatggttgccatggcagacatgaagtcctgagccactcctgaaaGGGCTGCCTCGGCatgacattgaagtcccccagtacAAGGAGccactgggactccaatgccaggctcgagaccacccccgttagctcaggtaaggagactgtcaTGCAgcaaggtggacggtacactaacagaatccctattctgtcccggtcacccaacttcaagtggacgcattcaaaatttgttgactgcgggatggggctcctggtcagagggatggaatctctatagaccactgcaaccctgcctccctgccctccggatctcggctggtgctgcacagaaaaacctggcgggcaaagctgggtcaaattcacgcctccagcttcgtccaaccaggtctccgtaatgcacgccagatctgcctgttcatccaggattaaatcctggatggaagttgtttttccattgacagatctggcattcaacagcaccactttcaatccagagggaccgccatcctggttacaccagtttaccatatcaggagaccggtttggaattactaatgttgttacaTGATCCCTAAGCCAAATTAAAGGTCTATAGTCAGGAAGAAATCGAGATCCTCGGCTTCTCCGAATTCCACCCGCAGCTCTTCCCTCCTCTGTTGAGGAATGGGTAGCTGCACCTCCCGGGTGCCCGCACACGTTGGCCCACCCTGGAGCTCCCGCCGCTCCGGGGGCAATCCTTGTAGCCCTGTGCCACACCCGGCTCCGGCCAGGGGCACCAGGAGTGTAGTTTGGTGGGCGATTGCGGCTCCCCCCGGCCCTCCTCCTTCCTCATTGCTCTCTGCCCCTCACCCCCAGTTCGTCTGGGCCTTGGGACATGTCTcgggtccccggtcactcctctcgCTCACTCTCCACAGCGACTCCACTTGGGGCCGTGGTTCCTCCACCAGAGGGGCTAGGCGCTCCATTAGCCTCGACAGCATAGCAAGGGTGGTCTCCATAGCCATTACCCTCTCTTCCAGATATTCCATTCTCTGGGGGGAGGGGAACTCTAGGTCGCTGCTTCCTCTCAAGGCCTCCCCCAGGCCTTTCGCTCACCTCTGGGTTACTCCGTTGGGCCAAGCATAAGTGGATGCCACCCTTTCAAGCTCTGCCTCTGCCTCCCCAAAAGGGAGTCCTGTTCTCCTCCCACCGCTCCGAGGATGGGGTTCTCCTCCCCCGACGGGGCTTCATCTTCATCCATAGTGGCACCTCACCGCGAATGTGGGATGCTAAGGCCGCCACCCTTTCAAGCTCTGCCGCTGCCTCCCCAAAAGGGAGTCCTGTTCTCCTCCCACCGCTCCGAGGATGGGGTTCTCATCCCCTGACAGGGCTTCATCTTCATCCATAGTGGCACCTCACCGCGAATGTGGGATGGTGCAAGGAATCTCAGCTTAAATGTCAGCTCACAGTAGCTGTTCCCAAAGAAGACACAGGACTTCCATCCGTTATCAGCAAAGAACTTTACTACTGGATACATGAACATTCAGAAAGCCGAGATTGACCAGCAGTGGCTGGTCGCtccttatatatacacacacctacaTTTGAAATAACAGTACCCGCCAAACCCAAACCCCACGCAATGTTCCCGCCAACAGCCAACCGTCTCCGTCCAAGGCCGCCAGCTGCAGGGTTCTTATCAGAGCCTGACGTCGGGACACTAGTTTTCCGCGCCAAAACCAAGGGCCTGGAAACAGGATCCTGACAAATGCATATGAAGATGTTGTTAGATGAGATGACATGATTTGGGATAACCCATCCTATCAGTTCCTAGGTGTTGTATCTCagaataagattcaccttgctctcaaCCAACACCAACCACAGCTGTGAGGTAAATAGTTTATTGTAAGGTTTCCAAACAAAAGGCAGTTCATAAGCAGTAAGAAGATCAATAGAACAGGttacaaacagtctttagaactAATCCAAAAATCCATACAGACAAGGCAGGAGACATGAAGCACAGGTTCAGTGCAAAGTCCAAGAAACAGCATGAAGAAGCCTTCCCAAGGAGTCTTCCTAAAACCAGGAGCTTGAGCGAGCAAAAAGCAACGTTGAAACTGACACCGAGAAATCCCCAGAGCAGAGCCTATAttcactaaacatcaaaacaaatcaGCTTTCCAACCAAACTGATGATctcaacacttggccgcaatccttgggctccgtctcaacacctggCCACCTTGACCCTGGTTCTCAGAGTctgtggtatcatctgcattcctttcctgtgagaaccgCGGCATCCCTACAGATacaggctgtgactgagaaaactgaaatccaacatctgcaccctcatccccatcatgctgttgaaccacaacactaGGCATCCTTCATTCTCATAAATgtgggcctttggtatctgcaacggtttggttccaggacctttgcagttaccaaaatctgtggatgcccaTGTCCTATTATGTACAATAACAGTTAattagtgtcccttatataaaatgatataATCAAAACTtgcttttttgattttttaatgttttcaagCTGTCGATGATGGAATTTGTGTATGCAAACTTTATAGATGTGAAGGGCCCAATGTATATCCAGACTACAATCATATTATGGACTTTTTAATTAATTAAGAGAAAAATTCAATGTTGGAGAAAGGCAACTTTAAAAAGACCCTCCCCCAAATCCTTTTGAAAGATCCAGTAACAAAATGTGCTGCCCTAAAGTCAACAGTGAAAAAAATTCATTTTGCTCTCTGTAAATTCCAATGCCTTCCCCAACAGCAACCTTTAAATCAATGAGCAAAGTAATAATAATGGACCAAAATCAATTATGCAGATTCTACACTTCCTTTTGTTCCTGGTATCATACTTGGCAATCATATCAGGCAATCTTCTTATCATTACTGCAGTAGCTTCAGATCATCATCTTCACACCCCAATGTACTTTTTCCTGATGAATTTGGCCATTCAGGACTTAGGCTCTGTCTCAGCTGTCATACCAAatatatggccaattctctcatgaaTACCAGACACATTTCCTATTATGAATGTGTGGTCCAGGTTTTTGTCTTTGTATTCTTTGTGGCATCAGATTTCTCTCTCCTCATAGTTATGGCATATGATCGTTATGTTGCCATCTGCAATCCTTTGCATTATAAAATTGTAATGAATGGGCAAGCCTGCACACAAATGGTAGCTGCTGTTTGGATCACCTGTCTTTTCTATAGTGCATTACACTCCGGAGGTACTTTTGTAGTTTCTTTTTGTTCTAATGTTGTCAATCAGTTTTTCTGTGAAATTCCACATTTATTAATTCTCTCTTGTTCTGACTCAAACCCACTTGAAATTATTCTTCTTCAGATCACTGCTATTATAATGTTAGGGTGTGCTGTTTTCATCATCATTACATATGTGTTGATCTTCAGAACTGTTATGAGAATGCCTTCTGCCCAAGGAAGACAAAAGGCCTTCTCCACCTGCCTCCCGCACCTCACTGTGTTTTCTATATTTGTTTTCACTGGATGGTTTGCCCACTTGAGGCCTCCCTCTAACATGCCATCTGCTCTTGATTTAACATTAACAGTGATATATACCTTTGTTCCACCAATAATGAACCCCATAATCTATAGCATGAGGAACAAAGAGATCAAGACTTCCTTAGATAAACTTTAAGTACATTTTTCTGTTAAAagaatgttgtgtatgtgtgtgtaattgtAAATTGTGGATTTTCTACATTGTTCCATTtttgtggaaaaaagaaaaaatcatatACAAATCTTGGAGTGTGGTctgatttttttaacttttacaaTATTTAATCTGTCGGCTACCACGAGCCAGATTCAGTTTCTCTCATTTCAAATCAGTTACAAGGATATTACTTTTTGCCTGGGGTTCCTTGCTCATTTTTGTGGTTTCATgcatttttatcaatggcattgaattcttgccaacactgtgaactgcccagagtcccctgcggggttgagaagggtagtatacaaatatcgcaaataaataaaataataaataaataaaataataagtttaAGAACCCTATGATGGATTTGTTTCTCAGCTGTATGGAGTCTAGttgcttgctttaaaaaaaaactgttgcaGTTTACTTTTAGTCTCCTGGTAGGACATTAGTctgaatttttaatatttcccTTCCCTTATCAccagaaaacactttaaaaattatgattttaaaaccttttaacTACTCAGTTTTACATGAAGGATCAGAGATGATTAAATATTAACATTGCTGATAGAATTTTTATTACATGGGAAGCTTGAAATCAGAGTTTAAGCTATCTTTCCACTTGGATTACATACCCAGTGCTATtcatgttttatgatgcaggGTTGCCCAATTAAGTTCAAAATAAACAGCCCAGTCCCTTATCTGACATTCATGTTCAACTAAGTGTTAGTAATTATAACAGTTGTAATGTGTTGTGGTTTTCCAATGGCTGCTGGAGGAAAGATAATCATGGAAGCTATTGAGAGAATGACACAATTGACCAAAGGAACAATTGAGATGCACCTTATATAAAATTTACTGTTTGCATATAAAGGGTAAAATAATGCTTGTTCAGGGACAAAAATAAATCATAGGATACATTAGAAACCATTTCTTCCCCATTTTTTCTTCCccaaccatgaaatcctgaggCCACCTTGTCTGGtgtagctcaggacttcatggttgccatgatgaCCATGGCAACCAGGGCCTGTCCCAAAGATATCGGGCGGGGCATACTTTAGACCTAGTATTTGTAACAAACGGAGATAACATTGGTGTGGAAGAGCAAaaaattcttccattgtcatggaccgaccatcatctgatcagctTTAGACGATCTGTCgcctctaacctccgcaggggtggaggatctactaagatggtccaccccaggagacttatggatccagaaggactcctgatgtcTCTTGCGGATCTGTCTGTCATGATAGCTGGTGATTCTGTTGAATCTCTGGTGGATCTCTATAACAccgagatggccagggcgttagacaCGATTACCCCTGAACGTCCCCTCTCGCTGCGCAGAGTTAATCCAACTCCTTGGTTCTCTGAGGAGCTGGCATTGATGAAGTGATCGAGATGGAGACTAGAGTGCATTTGGCGGAAATCTCAGAATGTTCCAGAccaaacacgggctagagcctctatTAAGGCATTGGAGGCAGCCAGGAAATCTTTCTTGACTGTCTGCATTGCATCTGCAATAAATAAACCAgctgagttgtttcgagttgtcagggagctccttcaccctCCTGGGATGGAGGAGCCCCTCGACAATCCAACCATTCGATGCAGCGAGTTCGTGcatcattttgcagataaagttgctcagatacactCCGATCTGGACACCAACTTTCTTACAGTGTCAGGTGAGGTAACCGAGGCATCTGTCAGTTTGATCTTACTGGATTCATTTCAACTGGTGCAGCCTGATGacatggacaggatccttggagcgGTGAGAGCGACCACATGCATGTTAGACCCTTGCCTATCGTGGCTTATAAACCTTGCCAGAGAAGGATTGACCGATTCGTTGTCAAAGATAATAAATGCTTCACTGGAGCAAGGGCAAATTCCATCATGCCTAAAACAGGAAGTAGTGAGACCGTTCCTAAAAAAGGCATCTCTTGATTCATCAACTTTGAACAACTATCGGCCAATCTcaaatctctctttttttgggcaaggttctggagtgagTGGTTGCTTCTCAGCTTCAAGGATTCCTGGATGAAACCGATTTTCTGGACCCATTGCAGTCTGGCTTCAGgtctggtcacggcaccgagacggctttggtcgccttggtggaagACCTCCACAGAGAACTTGGCAGGGGGAGTGCAAACTAATTGGTTCTCTCGGACATCTAAGTGGTTTTCGATACcgttgatcatggtatccttctgggatggctctccggaatgggtcttgggggtactgcattgcagtggctccggtcctttctggagggccacacccagttggtgaagctgggggatacctgctcagacccctggcctttgacctgtggggtcctgcaaggttctattctttcccctatgctctttaatatctacatgaaaccgctgggcaaggtcatccagagttttggagtgtgttgccatctctatgcagatgacacacaactctactactcctttccaccaaaatccagggaagtgcctggccgctgtgatggcctggatgagggccaacaggttgaaattgaatcctgaaaaaacagaggtcctccaggtcagtcgctcggcTGAACGGGGTATAAGGTGGCAATCTGTGTttgatagggttacactccccttgaagacacaggtccgcagtctgggggtcctcttggactcagggctgatgcttgatgctcagctGTTgccggtggctgggagagcctttgaacagttaaaacttgtgcgccagctatgatcatacctcaagaagtctgacttgaccatggtggtccacgccttagttacctcaagattagactactgtaatgcactctatgtagggctgcccttgttcagaaactacagctggtgcaaaggttggCGGCCAGATTATTAAccggagcaagttacagggagtggtcaactcccctgtttaaacagttccactggctgccaataagtttctggtcccaattcaaggttcaggttatcacctataaagctctaaatggttcaggacctgcctatctcaTAACCgcctcctcccctatgagcccacatggtccttaagatcttccggggatgcccttCTTTCGCTCCCACCCCAGTCTCAggcacggttgatggggacgagggagagggtatTCTTGgagccccccatctctggaactccctccctagggagatcaggcagGTACCCTCCCTAGCCGCATTCCATAAggaactaaagacgtggatgtttcagtgtgccttcaaCTAATGACCCCTATGACAAATGATTGTACCATGATCTGTTTTCACcatttaatctgaattcctatattacatcattattcatatatgtaagttaaactgagatgatcctgatcctgtttaattgctctgttttcatgatatctcctgtgccatttatgttcctaCCCACCTTATTGAACTATCTACCCTTTCATCAATTTGTATgctggcctcccccccccctttccaaaaTTGGTTTGCTGTTGCTTGAAAcctgtttattactgttatgctgtttgtgctattttaatttgtaatatgctgttgtctttgcttttaatctgtatgttgcctgggcttggccccatgtaagccaccctgagtcccttcggggagatggaggtggtgtagaaaaataaagttcttcttcttcttcattaagAGATTTTCTAATATTAGAATTTAAATCTTCCATAGGAAGGTGTGAGTAAGCATTGAGAGGGTACAGATACACAAGGTATTAAAATAGATTTAGGCTGGAATTCCATGCCCACTTACTATGGAGGAAGCTCCTTGAGTAGTCAGTAGGATAGGTATGCAAGGAATTagctaaagttttttaaaaaaaacccatcctgTTGAGGAAAATGAAAATTGAAAATGTCTTCTCCATTTGTGCCCTACTTCATAGTCCTCTTCACATTTTAATTAACTATACACTCCATTAATCTCAACCACACCTCTAGCACAAACCATATCTGTATCAACACGCAGTCCCACAACTGTTATGGTAAAGCTCTTGCATGCATATCAACCCAGCCAGTTTAGGTAGTGCTGGCTATGATTCATGGCAAAAAAGCTTGGGAGCAAAAGCTAGTCTGTGTGAACTAGTAGTGATGCCAGGCATTCAGATGCTATTGTACTGTAACTCTCATCTCAGTTTCCTATTTTGTCTATGTTGAATGGTGTATGTGCATGCGAAAAACAAGGTGATTTAGAAGACACATGTCCCTCAACCTGGAATAAATACTAGGGTTAGAGAGCAGCTAAAGAGTGTTTCTACCTATTGCCAATGGAACCTTAGCGTACTTATGCCATAAAATATGGGCCATTTTGCATAAAGCAATGCTTGTTAGGAACAGTCCACCATTCTCAGATACCATTGTTTTGGTAAATATATCAGCAATCACATACTAGGGTATGGTGGAGGGAGCAAaaaatcatttctttttctgtatACTTATAATATTGTCTTCCATCAGATTGCTGAAATAAAACCTCCAGAGATACAAGCCTACATTAAATAATAAAGCCTCCAGAGATACAAACATACATTAATAAATCACTCCCCTCCGGTGTAGATGATCTGTGACTGTGAGCAATGGAAGGGTATCTCTAGCTTCAAGAAGTCATTTTATAGCAGTACTGCTATAAAATATTACAGCTCACTGACTGATTCTACATACTGGACCAGAAAGGAcacaaggaggaaaaaagaaattcCTGAACAAGACTGGAGAAAAAGTAAGCCAACTGAAGTTTAACCTTACAAAATGGTATGGATACCAATAGCTCTAAATGGACCACTAACTGTACTGCTGTTGATTCAGCAGTACAGTTAGATCAATGGTTGTATAGGTGAAGGTATTATATAGTTGGAAGTATTTTCAGCATTCTGTACTTTCAAAATTTTGTCATAACAGTATTATCAAAAAACATTTCATGCAAAACAGGGAAATTGATGGAGGATGTATATCTGGGGAGGGATATAATATTAGAAAACTTCAATAGATCTTGATTAAAAATGTCTGCGCTCTATCAGTTTGATTTGTTTGTCTTTATTCTAATGTCCCATTGTCCATAATATTGATGATTTTCATGCCAATCAAAACACATATTTGAAGAGTACTGCAAGCTCAGTGCTATAAAATGTCTGGGCTTTATACAATTGAAGATTGTTGTAatcatgtatgtatgtacatgggAATAAATTACACTTATTTTAAACTTAGAAGACAACAGATGACCTGTCAAGAATTGCACAGTTAATAAGCAATTTAGTGAAGACATAAATAGCCATTATctgactctccagatgttggattgCTTGCTGTATAATCCTACTTTATCACTGGCCATTCAAGCTAGGATTGACAGCAAGAACTATTCAGCAACAACTATTCAACAACATCTGAATGAGGTACCTTTACCCATGGGCTAAGGGTAACTCATTCCATATATGCATCAAAATTATTCAGTGTTCTGTATTTTTGCTGAATGTTAAAGTGGAAATACAGTGGAGAAAGATAAGGGAGGTAAGACTGAAGACcacagaacagtgtttctcaagcttttGAATATGGGAGAATTTTGCCAGTGCCAGACTTTTGAGGAAAAAGGTTCAGCAGTGGAGAAGTTCTGGGACAACAGAACATTTGTAGGAGAAGCAGCAAGCACAAGAATAAGGTGGCTGGCCCCATGGCAATGGGTCCACTAGTCATCACAGGCATATGTATGGTTTATACTCAGCTCACTGACAGCCTCATAACCTAAAACAGTTGAACAGCATGATGGTTTCTGTCCAAACTGTAAGAGTTGGACAAGAGTAAGACATATGGACAACAGTAAGACATGAAAGAATCCAGTAGCATCTTTAAGACAAATTGGGAGAAGATTTTTTAATGATATATCTGATGTAACAGATTGACattttatgcttgaaatttcttctTCCAAGTGTGACTCAAAAGTGCCATTGGGTTCCTTTGATTCTTTTAAtgctaatagacattaaacagCTTTATCTTTGAACACTAAAgcataatgtattataataagATCAATTCTATGTAGGCAATAGTTCCAATCCCACTTTAAAGAGATAGCTATATTAATCAGTATACAAATACAAAGATGTGTTGTTAGTAGTGGTAGAAACTGATCACCTTTCAGACTGATTCATTTTAGCACAAGCTTTCATGGATTTCAGTCCACTTTTTCAAATGGAGTACCTTGTGAATTCTACACTTAGGCACAATTACTTGGTA containing:
- the LOC132779553 gene encoding LOW QUALITY PROTEIN: olfactory receptor 14A16-like (The sequence of the model RefSeq protein was modified relative to this genomic sequence to represent the inferred CDS: inserted 1 base in 1 codon), with translation MQILHFLLFLVSYLAIISGNLLIITAVASDHHLHTPMYFFLMNLAIQDLGSVSAVIPNXMANSLMNTRHISYYECVVQVFVFVFFVASDFSLLIVMAYDRYVAICNPLHYKIVMNGQACTQMVAAVWITCLFYSALHSGGTFVVSFCSNVVNQFFCEIPHLLILSCSDSNPLEIILLQITAIIMLGCAVFIIITYVLIFRTVMRMPSAQGRQKAFSTCLPHLTVFSIFVFTGWFAHLRPPSNMPSALDLTLTVIYTFVPPIMNPIIYSMRNKEIKTSLDKL